A single window of Nicotiana tomentosiformis chromosome 1, ASM39032v3, whole genome shotgun sequence DNA harbors:
- the LOC104084747 gene encoding transcription factor UNE10 isoform X3 gives MHGLGPPRVPNNKPISNYGGTLESIVNQGTRSVPHHHQKSALDGSGHGGDEVVPWFNYHHVVADTPLVPGSLTMAKDALVPCSANSNYHRRPPSSVQVPGLDGSTHVGSCSGATNNRDWMAAPLVGTEPTHEGSSRADMSVSGSATCAGDSRQLTVDTYDREMGTGMYTSTSMGSPENTSSDKQCTNRTGDDHDSVCHSRSKREVGDEEDEKKGSKNSSSSTKRKRAAAIHNQSERKRRDKINQRMKTLQKMVPNSSKTDKASMLDEVIEYLKQLQSQVNMMSRMNMSPAMMLPLAMQQQLQMSMMAAPMGMGMGMGMGMGMGMGVAGVLDINTLSRPNITGLPPFLHPTAAAAAAFMQPMTSWDGSTDRLNAAAVPDPLAALLACQSQPMTMDAYSRMAALYQQFQQPAAGSGPKN, from the exons ATGCATGGATTAGGTCCTCCACGGGTGCCTAATAATAAGCCCATATCCAACTATGGAGGCACCCTTGAATCAATAGTGAACCAAGGCACCCGATCCGTCCCTCACCACCACCAGAAATCCGCTCTCGATGGGAGCGGACACGGTGGGGATGAGGTTGTCCCTTGGTTCAACTACCACCATGTCGTCGCCGACACTCCTCTAGTTCCCGGCTCGCTCACTATGGCCAAGGATGCCTTAGTGCCATGTTCCGCAAATTCCAACTATCACCGCCGACCACCATCCTCCGTGCAGGTGCCGGGGCTTGACGGCTCCACACATGTGGGGTCATGCAGTGGCGCCACTAACAACAGAGACTGGATGGCGGCGCCACTTGTGGGAACGGAGCCCACACACGAGGGGAGCAGCCGGGCAGATATGAGTGTAAGTGGAAGTGCAACGTGCGCGGGAGATAGCCGCCAATTGACAGTTGACACGTATGATAGAGAAATGGGTACAGGAATGTACACTTCTACATCTATGGGGTCACCGGAAAACACCAGCTCCGACAAGCAGTGCACCAATAGGACGGGGGACGACCATGATTCCGTTTGTCACAGCAGATCTAAG AGGGAGGTAGGTGATGAAGAGGATGAGAAAAAAGGATCTAAAAACTCCTCATCTTCCACAAAGAGGAAGAGGGCAGCTGCCATCCACAACCAGTCTGAACGA aaaagAAGAGACAAGATTAATCAAAGGATGAAGACACTGCAGAAGATGGTTCCAAATTCGAGTAAG ACTGATAAAGCATCAATGCTAGATGAGGTGATAGAATATCTGAAGCAACTGCAATCTCAAGTGAATATGATGAGCAGAATGAACATGTCACCGGCCATGATGTTACCCTTGGCCATGCAACAACAGCTTCAGATGTCTATGATGGCTGCACCCATGGGCATGGGTATGGGTATGGGTATGGGTATGGGCATGGGTATGGGTGTTGCCGGAGTTTTGGATATCAACACCCTTAGCCGCCCCAATATCACCGGACTTCCTCCCTTTCTCCACCCTACCGCTGCCGCCGCCGCCGCCTTCATGCAGCCTATGACCTCCTGGGATGGCTCCACTGACCGTCTCAATGCTGCTGCTGTCCCCGATCCTTTAGCTGCCTTACTCGCTTGCCAATCACAG CCAATGACCATGGATGCGTATAGTAGGATGGCAGCGTTGTACCAGCAATTCCAACAGCCAGCTGCAGGCTCTGGTCCTAAAAATTGA
- the LOC104084747 gene encoding transcription factor UNE10 isoform X2 has protein sequence MNQCVPSWELDDTPTPPKLPLQTQSNSLAPDVPSLDYEVAELTWENGQLAMHGLGPPRVPNNKPISNYGGTLESIVNQGTRSVPHHHQKSALDGSGHGGDEVVPWFNYHHVVADTPLVPGSLTMAKDALVPCSANSNYHRRPPSSVQVPGLDGSTHVGSCSGATNNRDWMAAPLVGTEPTHEGSSRADMSVSGSATCAGDSRQLTVDTYDREMGTGMYTSTSMGSPENTSSDKQCTNRTGDDHDSVCHSRSKREVGDEEDEKKGSKNSSSSTKRKRAAAIHNQSERTDKASMLDEVIEYLKQLQSQVNMMSRMNMSPAMMLPLAMQQQLQMSMMAAPMGMGMGMGMGMGMGMGVAGVLDINTLSRPNITGLPPFLHPTAAAAAAFMQPMTSWDGSTDRLNAAAVPDPLAALLACQSQPMTMDAYSRMAALYQQFQQPAAGSGPKN, from the exons ATGAATCAATGTGTACCTAGTTGGGAACTTGACGACACTCCCACTCCTCCAAAGCTTCCTCTTCAAACCCAATCCAATTCCTTAGCCCCTGATGTCCCATC ATTGGATTATGAAGTAGCTGAGCTAACGTGGGAAAATGGGCAGCTAGCAATGCATGGATTAGGTCCTCCACGGGTGCCTAATAATAAGCCCATATCCAACTATGGAGGCACCCTTGAATCAATAGTGAACCAAGGCACCCGATCCGTCCCTCACCACCACCAGAAATCCGCTCTCGATGGGAGCGGACACGGTGGGGATGAGGTTGTCCCTTGGTTCAACTACCACCATGTCGTCGCCGACACTCCTCTAGTTCCCGGCTCGCTCACTATGGCCAAGGATGCCTTAGTGCCATGTTCCGCAAATTCCAACTATCACCGCCGACCACCATCCTCCGTGCAGGTGCCGGGGCTTGACGGCTCCACACATGTGGGGTCATGCAGTGGCGCCACTAACAACAGAGACTGGATGGCGGCGCCACTTGTGGGAACGGAGCCCACACACGAGGGGAGCAGCCGGGCAGATATGAGTGTAAGTGGAAGTGCAACGTGCGCGGGAGATAGCCGCCAATTGACAGTTGACACGTATGATAGAGAAATGGGTACAGGAATGTACACTTCTACATCTATGGGGTCACCGGAAAACACCAGCTCCGACAAGCAGTGCACCAATAGGACGGGGGACGACCATGATTCCGTTTGTCACAGCAGATCTAAG AGGGAGGTAGGTGATGAAGAGGATGAGAAAAAAGGATCTAAAAACTCCTCATCTTCCACAAAGAGGAAGAGGGCAGCTGCCATCCACAACCAGTCTGAACGA ACTGATAAAGCATCAATGCTAGATGAGGTGATAGAATATCTGAAGCAACTGCAATCTCAAGTGAATATGATGAGCAGAATGAACATGTCACCGGCCATGATGTTACCCTTGGCCATGCAACAACAGCTTCAGATGTCTATGATGGCTGCACCCATGGGCATGGGTATGGGTATGGGTATGGGTATGGGCATGGGTATGGGTGTTGCCGGAGTTTTGGATATCAACACCCTTAGCCGCCCCAATATCACCGGACTTCCTCCCTTTCTCCACCCTACCGCTGCCGCCGCCGCCGCCTTCATGCAGCCTATGACCTCCTGGGATGGCTCCACTGACCGTCTCAATGCTGCTGCTGTCCCCGATCCTTTAGCTGCCTTACTCGCTTGCCAATCACAG CCAATGACCATGGATGCGTATAGTAGGATGGCAGCGTTGTACCAGCAATTCCAACAGCCAGCTGCAGGCTCTGGTCCTAAAAATTGA
- the LOC104084747 gene encoding transcription factor UNE10 isoform X1: protein MNQCVPSWELDDTPTPPKLPLQTQSNSLAPDVPSLDYEVAELTWENGQLAMHGLGPPRVPNNKPISNYGGTLESIVNQGTRSVPHHHQKSALDGSGHGGDEVVPWFNYHHVVADTPLVPGSLTMAKDALVPCSANSNYHRRPPSSVQVPGLDGSTHVGSCSGATNNRDWMAAPLVGTEPTHEGSSRADMSVSGSATCAGDSRQLTVDTYDREMGTGMYTSTSMGSPENTSSDKQCTNRTGDDHDSVCHSRSKREVGDEEDEKKGSKNSSSSTKRKRAAAIHNQSERKRRDKINQRMKTLQKMVPNSSKTDKASMLDEVIEYLKQLQSQVNMMSRMNMSPAMMLPLAMQQQLQMSMMAAPMGMGMGMGMGMGMGMGVAGVLDINTLSRPNITGLPPFLHPTAAAAAAFMQPMTSWDGSTDRLNAAAVPDPLAALLACQSQPMTMDAYSRMAALYQQFQQPAAGSGPKN, encoded by the exons ATGAATCAATGTGTACCTAGTTGGGAACTTGACGACACTCCCACTCCTCCAAAGCTTCCTCTTCAAACCCAATCCAATTCCTTAGCCCCTGATGTCCCATC ATTGGATTATGAAGTAGCTGAGCTAACGTGGGAAAATGGGCAGCTAGCAATGCATGGATTAGGTCCTCCACGGGTGCCTAATAATAAGCCCATATCCAACTATGGAGGCACCCTTGAATCAATAGTGAACCAAGGCACCCGATCCGTCCCTCACCACCACCAGAAATCCGCTCTCGATGGGAGCGGACACGGTGGGGATGAGGTTGTCCCTTGGTTCAACTACCACCATGTCGTCGCCGACACTCCTCTAGTTCCCGGCTCGCTCACTATGGCCAAGGATGCCTTAGTGCCATGTTCCGCAAATTCCAACTATCACCGCCGACCACCATCCTCCGTGCAGGTGCCGGGGCTTGACGGCTCCACACATGTGGGGTCATGCAGTGGCGCCACTAACAACAGAGACTGGATGGCGGCGCCACTTGTGGGAACGGAGCCCACACACGAGGGGAGCAGCCGGGCAGATATGAGTGTAAGTGGAAGTGCAACGTGCGCGGGAGATAGCCGCCAATTGACAGTTGACACGTATGATAGAGAAATGGGTACAGGAATGTACACTTCTACATCTATGGGGTCACCGGAAAACACCAGCTCCGACAAGCAGTGCACCAATAGGACGGGGGACGACCATGATTCCGTTTGTCACAGCAGATCTAAG AGGGAGGTAGGTGATGAAGAGGATGAGAAAAAAGGATCTAAAAACTCCTCATCTTCCACAAAGAGGAAGAGGGCAGCTGCCATCCACAACCAGTCTGAACGA aaaagAAGAGACAAGATTAATCAAAGGATGAAGACACTGCAGAAGATGGTTCCAAATTCGAGTAAG ACTGATAAAGCATCAATGCTAGATGAGGTGATAGAATATCTGAAGCAACTGCAATCTCAAGTGAATATGATGAGCAGAATGAACATGTCACCGGCCATGATGTTACCCTTGGCCATGCAACAACAGCTTCAGATGTCTATGATGGCTGCACCCATGGGCATGGGTATGGGTATGGGTATGGGTATGGGCATGGGTATGGGTGTTGCCGGAGTTTTGGATATCAACACCCTTAGCCGCCCCAATATCACCGGACTTCCTCCCTTTCTCCACCCTACCGCTGCCGCCGCCGCCGCCTTCATGCAGCCTATGACCTCCTGGGATGGCTCCACTGACCGTCTCAATGCTGCTGCTGTCCCCGATCCTTTAGCTGCCTTACTCGCTTGCCAATCACAG CCAATGACCATGGATGCGTATAGTAGGATGGCAGCGTTGTACCAGCAATTCCAACAGCCAGCTGCAGGCTCTGGTCCTAAAAATTGA